The sequence below is a genomic window from Dyadobacter chenwenxiniae.
TTGATAACGGGGAATGCACCGGCTCTCCAGGGCTCCACAACGATCGTATCGCCATCACTGAAAGAGCGCATGTGCAGCTGGCAGGTTGTAACGCCTTTGAGCGGTCCATGGGCCCTGCCGTTGATATACATAGAGCACATTCCGCAAATACCTTCGCGGCAATCGTGGTCAAATGCTACCGGCTCTTTACCCTCCTCGATCAATTGCTCGTTGAGGACATCAAACATTTCCAGAAAGGACATATCCGGAGAAACATTGTCCAGACTGTAATTTTCAAAATCTCCTTTTGTATTGCTATTGCTTTGTCTCCAGACTTTAAGCTTAATATGCATGTTACCTGCACTCATTGTTGTAATAGTTAACGGTTAGCAATTAACCAGTAATATTGAACAAGCCGATAGCCCACTGCAAACAGCCGATAGCCGAATGCTGACAGCCGACAGCCATTATTTATAACTTCTTTGGGCAATCTTAATATTCTCGTAAATCAGCTCTTCCTTATGAAGCTCCCACTGTTCCTGCGCTTTATGCTCCCACGCAGACACAAACATGAAATTTTCATCATCGCGCAATGCTTCTCCTTCTTCTGTCTGATGCTCTTCGCGGAAGTGTCCGCCGCAAGATTCTTCACGCGTTAGCGCATCAATGCACATCAGCTCACCAAGCTCAATAAAATCGGCAACGCGTCCTGCCTTATCCAGTTCGGGGTTAAACTCATTCTTGCTACCCATCACTTTCACGTCTCTCCAGAATTCCTTGCGGAGTTCACGGATCTCGATGATCGCCTCTTTCAAACCTTGCTCATTGCGCGCCATTCCGCATTTATCCCACATGATCTTACCCAGGCGGCGATGGAATAATTCAGGAGACGTTTTTCCCTGGATCGACATTAATATGTCGATACGGTCATTCACTTCTTTCTCGACTTTAACAAATTCCGGGTGATCTGTTGGGATTTTACCTGTTCCGATTTCTTTGGCCAGGTAAGCACCGATCGTATACGGAATCACAAAATATCCATCGGCAAGTCCCTGCATCAGAGCAGATGCTCCGAGGCGGTTAGCTCCGTGATCAGAGAAGTTGGCCTCTCCCAATGCATAAAGACCCGGCACAGTGGTCATCAGGTTGTAGTCAACCCAAAGCCCGCCCATTGTGTAATGCACTGCAGGATAGATACGCATAGGCACCTCATATGGATCTTCACCCGTGATTTGCTTATACATATCAAAAAGGTTACCATATTTTTCCTTTACAACTGCTTTACCCCAAGTTGTAATGTCTTCTTTTGATGCATTAGCAATGTTGTTCTTGTTTGCTTCTCCTCTTCCATAGCGTTCCACAGCAGCGGCAAAATCAAGGAAAACAGCCAATTTTGAGTTGCCGACGCCATATCCGGCATCACATCTTTCTTTCGCAGCACGGGATGCGATATCACGCGGAACCAGGTTACCAAATGCAGGGTAGCGGCGTTCCAGGTAATAATCTCTTTCTTCTTCAGGAATTTCATTTCCCGGACGTGTATCATTTTTTGCTTTCGGCACCCAAATCCGACCATCATTTCGAAGGGATTCAGACATCAAAGTCAATTTCGACTGGTGCTCTCCTGAAACCGGGATACAAGTAGGGTGAATTTGTGTAAAACAAGGGTTACCGAAGTAGGCCCCGCGTTTGTGCGCTTTCCACGCAGCGGTAACATTGCTGCCCATTGCGTTGGTCGACAGATAAAATACGTTTCCGTAACCTCCTGTACAAAGCAACACAGCATGACCCCCGTGACGCTCTATTTCACCTGTAACTAAGTTTCTTGCAATAATACCGCGGCATTTGCCATCAATATTTACTACATCAAGCATTTCGTGGCGGTTATACATTTTCACCGTTCCCATTCCTACCTGACGCTGCAAGCCTGAGTATGCACCCAGGAGCAACTGCTGACCTGTTTGCCCGGCAGCATAAAACGTACGCTGCACCTGTGTTCCCCCGAACGAACGGTTGGAAAGCAAACCACCATATTCACGTGCAAAAGGAACTCCTGCTGCAACGCATTGATCTATGATACTTCCGGAAACTTCTGCCAAACGATGGACATTCCCCTCTCTTGCACGGTAATCCCCTCCTTTAATTGTATCGTAAAAAAGCCGGTAAACAGAGTCACCATCGTTCTGGTAATTTTTCGCTGCATTAATTCCTCCTTGCGCTGCAATGGAGTGCGCACGACGTGGGGAATCCTGAAAACAAAATGCTTTTACCTTATAGCCCATTTCAGCAAGCGTTGCAGCAGCCGAAGCACCTGCAAGACCTGTTCCCACTACAATGATTTCAAGATTACGTTTATTCGCAGGGTTTACGAGCGGAACCGAAGATTTGTATTTACTCCATTTCGTTTCAATCGGCCCCTGTGGTATTTTGGCATCCAGACTAGATGAAGTTGCCATATATTGAATGTTATTTAATCAAAAAAGTTAATTGAAAATTGCTGCATTAACCGCAGCGGTTTAGTAGACCCAACCCAGATAAATGGAGATCGGCATCAATGCGAAAATGGTCGGGACGACGACAGAAAAAGCCGTTCCCAGAAAGTTGATAGCACCATTATACTTGATATGGTTCAAGCCCAATGTCTGAAAAGCACTTTTGAAACCATGCAGTAAATGCCAGAACAGTGAGATACACCCCAGTACATAAATGATGACCACAATAGGATTTTGGAATATGTCCAGCATCATTTGATAAAGGTTCAGTTCCTCTCCCGTGGCAAATTGGTTGGAACGGTTCGGTATCCAGAAATGTGCTGTGTGAATTACCAGGAAAATCAACAATAATGTGCCAAGCAGCCCCATGCTTCTCGAATACCAGGTGCTGTTTGCCGAAGGATTGTTAACCGCGTATTTAACCGGGCGGGCATCTGAATTGTTTTTCCAAAGAATAAATCCATCCGCAATGTGAATCAGGAACCCGGCAACCAAACCAATTTCAAGCGTGCGAATAATGGGATTTGTTCCCATAAAATGCCCCCAATGCGTAAAGGTTTCCCCTCCGTCATTGTAAAAAATCATGGCATTTATTGTGGCATGAATCACCAGAAAGCTTATCAAAAATAATCCGGTAAGAGCCATCAGAAGTTTCTTACCAATGGAGCTCGTTAACGTTTGTGAAAACCACGACATATCAAAAACGAATCGTTTTAGTGCAAAAAAATTAGGTATATTTAGAACCTTTCAAAGGTATATCACAAACCCATGCAAGGCAAAGAATCATGTTCATTTTTGTAAAGCGGGTTATTATTTATAATCATTATGAAGAATTAGTTAGTCACAAGAATCTCAGATACTGCAAGCCCTGGTTACATTATAAAATTTTATCCCAAACTGACCGCCATCCTTCAAAAACATACACATTTTTGATAGAATTTTTCGTTCACATTTCTATAACGGCGATCCATTAAACAACTCGTATGCGTCCTTCTTTACGACTCCTCCCGATCATTGCGCTTCTGTTTTTGCTATTTTCTACTTTTAGTGCTCACGCAACGCACTTTCGGGCGGGAGAAATCACAGCCAGACGGATTTCTTCGCTTACCTACGAGATTCGTTTATCCGCCTATTTTGATGTGTCGCCTCCTGGTAAGGACGCTGCGGATAATGCCCGTACCATTAACTTTTATTTTGGAAGCGAAGGCCCCAGATCCGTGCCGCGCGTAGAGTCTACGATCCGTAATATAGGCAATAATACGACGTTCAATGAGTACGTTACCACGTTCACTTTCCCAGCTGCGGGGTCTTACGAGATCTCGGTGGAAATGGATAACCGGAATGCCAACACATTGAACCTCAACAAAGGTCAGCAAACCGACCGGATCAATTTCTTTGTGCATACAACCTTGGAAATCAATCCCTTAATAGGCACAAATCAGACGCCGGTGCTTCTGAATGCACCTATCGACCTGGCGGCGGTTGGCCAGCGTTACATTCACAATCCCAATGCTTTTGATGCGGACGGCGACAGCTTGTCGTTCAAATTATTTACGCCTCAGAGTGGTGATGGCAGAGGAAATGGCATCAATATCCCTTACGAAGACCCTAACCTGGTCGAGGGACCCGGCAGAACAGAAGCGGGCGCCATTCCGGCAACATTCCGGATGAACCCAATTACGGGCGACCTGATATGGGACGCGCCGACGGTTAAAGGACAATATAATGTGGCATTCGTGGTGGAAGAATGGCGCGATGGCGTGCGCATTGGCCAGATCGTGCGCGATATGCAGATCCTCGTGGAAGATGCCCGCAATGCCAGACCTACCATTGATCCGCTTCCGGTCCTTTGCGTCGAGGCGGGAACGCGTGTTAATCAGCAGATTAAGGCGGTTGACAAAGATGGAAACCCGCTAACCATGACTAGCACCGGTGGCGTTTACCAAGGCTCGCTCATTAAACCGGCGTTGGCAACTTTCACCGTTCCTGCACAAGCGACTGGACAAGTTACGGGACAGTTTGTATGGCAAACCGGTTGCGACCATATCAGGCTGGAGCCTTACGACGTGCTTTTCAAAGTAGAAGACGCGCCATCGCCCGGCACAAATCCAAACCTTTTCCGAAAGCTGACGGACATGACCACGCTCAGCATTAAAGTTTATGGACCAAAACCGCTTGGATTAAGAGCAGTGGCAACCACAGATCCGGCAGGAACAGCTTACCGCCTCAACTGGACTTCCTACAAATGTCCGGTTCCAGGCGCAAGGGTGGTTATTTACAGACGTGAAGGCTGTTCTGATATCCCTGTTGAACCTTGCTTGACAGGCATTCCGGCTGGCTCAGGCTATGAGGAAATTGGAAGTGTTGCCGTGGATCAGACCACGTATTTAGATAATAACAATGGGGACGGACTCCGCGCAGGCATTTCTTACAGTTACAGGCTCGTTGTCGAATTTCCACGTCCGGGAACAAACATTAACGAACCTGGAAGTTTGATCGGCGGTGGCGAAAGTGTTGCTTCTGATGAGTTCTGTCTGAATTTGCCCATGCTGGCACCGGTTATTACCAATGTCACGGTCGATTCAACCAGCGAAACAAGAGGGGTTATCACCGTGAAATGGACAAAACCCGCTGCTTCATCCGGACTTCCTGCGCAATATCGACTGTTCAGGGCTGTGGGACAAAATGGATCGGTTTTCACGCAGATCGCCACCATTAACACAAACCTTACCCCAGGCGCCGCTGACACGATTTTCGTTGACCGCGGGCTTAACACATTAGCCAACCCGTATAATTACAAGCTCGAATATTACGCAACACAAGGCGGTCAGCTTGTTAAAATGGACGACATTAAAACAGCCAGCTCTGTAAGACTGGAACAGGGTGCCGCCGAACCTAACCGTATCCGTCTGAACTGGTCGGCGCTGGTGCCCTGGGACAATGGCAACCGCACCCACAGGGTTTACCGTGAAGACAAAGCAAGGCCGGGAACATTCAACCGCATTGCAGAGGTGGCCGTCCAAGGTCCGCAGACATTCAATTATCTGGACGATGGGTCTGATAAATATGCTGCCGACGGCACAGTGAACACAACCATTGTCAGCGATTCCACTTATTGTTATAAAGTAGAAACGGTTGGTTCCTATAATAACAGTCAGATAAAACCCTCGGTCCTTTACAATTTCTCGCAGATCCTGTGTGTTTCATCTTCGGATACAACCAAGCCTTGCCCGCCGGTGCTGGCCATTGACCAGCTGAATTGCGATTCCTTGCGCGCACATCCCGAAGCATTTTGCAGCCCCACTGGTTTGACCAACCATCTTTCATGGACTTACCCGCAATCCGTCGATGGCAAAGATTGTGACCCGAATGTGTCCGCTTACCGCATTTACTATGCCCGTTACGAAGGCGATACGCCAACATTGATTGCAACCGTTACCACGCCGCCATCGCCTTTGGCTACCACATTCAACCACGAAGGGCTTACCTCTTTTGCAGGTTGCTATTATGTGACGGCAGTAAACAGGTTCGGGGCCGAAAGTGCGCCCAGCAACATTGTATGCAAGGACAACTGCCCGATGTATGTTTTGCCCAATGTATTTACACCCAACGCGGATGGTAAAAACGACGAATTCCAGCCTTACGAATGCCCTGCTTTTGTGCAGTCGCTCGAATTCAAAGCTTTCAACAGATGGGGCGCTCAGGTGTTTAAAACCAATGATGTCAACATTAACTGGAATGGTAAAACCAATGGCGGAAAAGACCTGGCTGCCGGTCAATATTATTATGAAGTGACCATCTTATTCGAATCTTCCAAAAGAGAAAGTACACCAACTACAATGAAAGGCTGGGTGCAGATCATCAGATAGTTCAAACCCATGTAACTTTATAGCGTATTGCCATAACACCAGTTTATGGCAATACGCTATATGTTTTATAAACTTGTTTTGTAAGTTTACGATAGCACCTATTATATTACCTTCACCAGCACACATTTTTATTCAAATTTTCGTTGAATTAATAGTTTGGCGGATGCATTTTCTGCCCTGACCTCTATCTAAAAAAGCTCGACCCTGATATATTTATGCGATCTGCTTTACGATTATTATTAGTCTCTTTTCTTCTGACATTGCTTGGCATTGGCTATGAGGCGAATGCTACGCACATCCGCGCGGGTGAGATTACTGCGAAACGGGTGTCTGCAACGGCATTGACTTATGAAATCAGGCTAACGGCCTATTTTGATATGCAAAATGGCGAAGGCGCTGCGAATGCCCAGAACTTTGTTCAGTTTTATGTAGGAAGCAACGGCCCTATCGAAGCCCCCAGGATTTTGCCCATTATCAACATTGGGAACAACACCACCCAGAACATTTACATTGTCAGATATACATTCCCTTCTGCGGGTAAATTCAGGATATCATTTGAGGAAGATAACCGGAACAATGGAATCTTAAACATTGGTCCGCCTCCTACACAAAACCTTAACTTTTATGTGAGCACTATCCTGGAAATTAATGCAAATTTCGGCTTGAACCAGACCCCCGTACTTCTGAACGCTCCTATCGACCTTGCTGCCGTGGGACAGCGCTACATTCACAACCCGAATGCATTCGATGCAGATGGTGACAGTCTTGCATACCGCTTGTATACGCCGCAAAGAGGAACTTCTAACGGCGCAGGTGTTAATTTACAATATGGTAAACCCCAATCAAATCAATGCTCCGGGAAAGACTGAAACCGGTGCATCGCCTGCCACTTTTGGCATGAACCGCCTCACAGGTGATCTGACCTGGGACGCGCCTGTTACCAAAGGATATTACAATGTCGCCTTCATCGTGGAAGAATGGCGTGATGGCGTGCTCATCGGCGAAATTGTGCGCGACATGCAGATTATCGTAGAAGATGCCAGGAACGACCGGCCGCTGGCACAGCCGATCCCGGACATTTGCGTGGAAGCAGGAACGCTCATTAACCAGCAAATTAAGGCAACGGATAAAAATGGCGACAGGCTTAACCTTACATCAACAGGTGGCGTGTACGAAAGAACATTGATCAGTCCTGAGTTGGCCCGGTTTACTGTTCCGCAGCAATCCGCAATTGGTACGATTACGGGACAGTTTACATGGCAAACTTCGTGTAACCACATTCGGTTGGAGCCTTATGATGTGCTATTTAAAGTAGAAGACGCTCCCGGCACGAACGCGAATCCGAATCTGTTCCGCAAACTCGTGGATATGACCACGCTCAGCATTAAAGTTTATGGACCAAAACCGCTTGGATTAAGAGCTGTCGCAACCACAGATCCGGCAGGAACGGCTTACCGCCTCAACTGGACTTCCTACAAATGTCCTGTTCCAGGCGCAAGAGTAGTTATTTACAGACGTGAAGGCTGTTCTGATATCCCTGTTGAACCTTGCTTGACAGGCATTCCGGCTGGCTCAGGCTACGAGGAAATTGGAAGTGTTGCCGTGGATCAGACCACGTATTTAGATAATAACAATGGGGACGGACTCCGCGCCGGCATTTCTTACAGTTACAGGCTCGTTGTTGAATTTCCGCGTCCGGGAACAAACATTAACGAACCTGGAAGTTTGATCGGCGGTGGCGAAAGTGTCGCCTCCGATGAGTTCTGCCTGAATTTGCCCATGCTGGCACCGGTTATTACCAATGTCACGGTCGATTCAACCAGCGAAACAAGAGGGGTTATCACAATAAAATGGACAAAACCCGCTGCTTCATCCGGACTTCCTGCGCAATATCGACTGTTCAGGGCTGTGGGACAAAATGGATCGGTTTTCACGCAGATCGCCACCATTAACACAAACCTTACCCCAGGCGCCGCTGATACGATTTTCGTTGACCGCGGGCTTAACACATTAGCCAACCCGTATAATTACAAGCTCGAATATTACGCAACACAAGGCGGTCAGCTTGTTAAAATGGACGACATTAAACCGGCCAGCTCGGTAAGACTAGAACAAGGTGCTGCAGAACCCAACCGTATCCGTCTGAACTGGTCGGCGCTGGTGCCATGGGACAATGGCAACCGCACCCACAGGGTTTACCGTGAAGACAAAGCAAGGCCGGGAACATTCAACCGCATTGCAGAGGTGACCGTCCAAGGTCCGCAGACATTCAATTATTTGGATGATGGGTCTGATAAATATGCTGCCGACGGCACAGTGAACACAACCATTGTCAGCGATTCCACTTATTGTTATAAAGTAGAAACGGTTGGTTCCTATAATAACAGTCAGATCAAACCCTCGGTCCTTTACAATTTCTCGCAGATCCTGTGTGTTTCATCTTCGGATACAACCAAGCCCTGCCCACCGGTGCTGGCCATTGACCAGCTGAATTGCGATTCCTTGCGCGCACATCCCGAAGCATTTTGCAGCCCCACAGGTTTGACCAACCATCTTTCATGGACTTACCCGCAATCCCTGGATGGCAAAGATTGTGACCCGAATGTGTCCGCTTACCGCATTTACTATGCCCGTTACGAAGGTGATACGCCGACATTGATTGCAACCGTTACCACGCCGCCATCGCCTTTGGCAACCACATTCAACCACGAAGGGCTTACCTCTTTTGCAGGCTGCTATTATGTGACGGCAGTAAACAGGTTCGGGGCCGAAAGTGCGCCCAGCAACATTGTATGCAAGGACAACTGCCCGATGTATGTTTTACCCAATGTATTTACACCCAACGCGGATGGTAAAAACGACGAATTCCGGCCTTACGAATGCCCTGCTTTTGTGCAGTCGCTCGAATTCAAGGCTTTCAACAGATGGGGCGCGCAGGTGTTTAAAACCAATGACGTTAACATTAACTGGAATGGTAAAACCAATGGCGGAAAAGACCTGGCTGCCGGTCAATATTATTACGAAGTGACCATCTTATTCGAATCTTCCAAAAGAGAAAGTACACCAACTACAATGAAAGGCTGGGTGCAGATCATCAGATAGGCACGCCTTTTTTCTTTGACACCGAAGTATTTCCTTTGTAGCCCGGTTGTAATGACCGGGCTTTTTATTTCAAATCCCCAAACAAAAACGATCATCATGAAAAGTGCATACATCTTCCCAGGACAGGGTTCTCAGTTCAAAGGAATGGGACTTGATCTTTATCAATCCTCAGATTCTGCCAAAACGCTCTTTGATCAGGCCAACGGCATTCTTGGTTTTGATATAACCAAAATCATGTTCGAAGGCTCCGACGAGGAACTGAAACAGACTAATGTAACACAGCCCGCTATTTTCATACATTCTGTCATACTGGCAAAAATAAGCCTCGATTTTGACCCTGGTATGGTCGCCGGTCATTCCCTGGGCGAATTTTCTGCATTGGTTGCCGCTGGCGCGTTATCGTTTGAGGATGGACTGAAACTTGTTGCAAAACGGGCAGATGCCATGCAGAAAGCATGTGAAATCCGTCCGTCAACGATGGCGGCGATCCTCGGATTGGCTGATAACATTATAGAAGAAGTATGCGCGGGTATAACGGACGAAATCGTTGTTCCGGCAAATTACAATTGCCCGGGACAGGTTGTGATCTCAGGTACTTTTGAAGGTGTTGAAAAAGCTTGTGAACTTCTGAAAGCTGCCGGTGCTAAGAGAGCATTAATCTTACCCGTCGGCGGCGCATTTCACTCGCCTTTGATGGAGCCTGCAAGGGAAGAATTGGCTACCGCGATACATGAAGCGCAGTTTGAGCAACCCATTTGCGCTATTTATCAAAATGTAAATGCAAAACCTGCAACCGAGGTCAATGTTATCAAAGAGAACCTTATTTCACAGCTAACGGCACCCGTAAGATGGACGCAATCGATTGAGCAGATGGTGAATGACGGCGCAGTAACATTTATTGAATGCGGCCCTGGAAAAGTCCTTCAAGGGCTTGTAAAAAAGATCGCTCCTGCTGCCGAGATAAAAAGCATTTAATTTTTTTCTCTAAAAACTTGACATCCTGAATTACCCGCATTACTTTTGCACCACTGTTTACGGTTTTGGCCGATGGTGTAATGGTAACACAGGACATTTTGGTTGTCTTATTCAGGGTTCGAGTCCTTGTCGGCCAACAGTGAAAGTTTAAGAGCTCATTTCGGTGAGCTCTTTTTTTATGCCCTTTCGCCCCATTCCTTTTTAAGAATCTGTACAAATTAGTCGACGAACTGGCCATTATTATCTATGAATTGGCCAATTTTATCGATAAAGGCACATTTAGGAAACAAATTTTCAGAAATGGTGACTTAGGGCATTTGGCAGGTATAATATTTCCATATGAAATATTAAATTTACTATGTTATTAACCTAAACGGCACCCAACATGAAAATTGAGAAAGTAAAAAAGCGCGACCGAGAGCGGACAAAAAGTAAAATCCTTAAAGCAGTAGGCGAAGTAATCGAACAACATGGAACAGAAAAAGTAGGCGTAAATTTAATTGCACGAACGGCGGGGGTCAACAAGGTTTTGATTTACCGATACTTTGAGAGTGTAGACGGATTAATGGAACAATACGTCAAATCCGGCGAATACACTTCTACAACCGCAACAGAGTACATTGACAACATTCCGACTCTGGCACCAGAAGAACGCAGTAAGGCGCTTACCAGCCTGATGCACACTTTTATGAATGATCTCAGGGAACGGAAAGCCACCCGGGACCTTTTGCGCTGGGAGATCGGCACCGGCAAATCCATGCTATCCGATGCGCGTAACCAGGTTGCGACGCGTATCCTCGACAAAATCGGCAATCTGCCCAATTACAGTGATACCAGCGCCCTCGTATCGTTTCTCTCCGCCGGCATTTACTTTATGACCATTTCCACAGATTACCGTGAAAAAATGATCGACGTTGACCTGCACTCCGATGAAGGCTGGCAACGCATTGAAAAAGTGATCGAACGTATTATTACCGACATCCGGAATTAACCTGCTAAAAAATTATTCAAAGTATTTTACAAGTTATCAGGGAGTGTACAGCTATTTCATTTGAAATATTGTACACTCCTTGTTCTATATTTGCGCTCCTGCAAATACTTGCTGCAGGTTAACATGGAATGAGCGTTTTAAAAAAATTAGCCAGCGAAACCGCCATATATGGCATCAGCACGATGCTTGGGCGATTTCTGAATTACCTGCTTGTTGCCTTACACACCAAACTTTTTGAACCGGAACAAATTGCCGCCCAGGGTCAGCTTTACGCTTATGCGGGCCTCGGAATGGTGCTTTACACATTCGGGATGGAGACGGCCTTCTTCCGTTTTGCCCGGCAGGAAACGGATCGCAAAGCTTACTATAACCTGATCCTGAGCGCTGTTATCATCATCAGCGTGTTCTTCTCCGGGTTGCTTTTTATTTTCGCCGGTCCGGCGGCAGAATTTATAAAATATCCCGAAAGCGTCGCGCTGGTGAGAATGTTCGCGGTGATTATGGCGATTGACGGCATTGTCTCAATCCCATTTGCACGTTTGCGCCTTGAAGGAAAAGGGAAGAAGTTTGTTGTTGTGCGCGTTGCCAATATTGCGGTCAATATCTTTTTAAACTTATTCTTCCTGATCGTTTGCCGCGATATCCATGCCGGAAAATATCTGGCATTTCTTCAACCTGCCATTGACGCAATTTATGATCCCTTGCGCGCGCCCGACTATATCGTGATG
It includes:
- a CDS encoding T9SS type B sorting domain-containing protein codes for the protein MRPSLRLLPIIALLFLLFSTFSAHATHFRAGEITARRISSLTYEIRLSAYFDVSPPGKDAADNARTINFYFGSEGPRSVPRVESTIRNIGNNTTFNEYVTTFTFPAAGSYEISVEMDNRNANTLNLNKGQQTDRINFFVHTTLEINPLIGTNQTPVLLNAPIDLAAVGQRYIHNPNAFDADGDSLSFKLFTPQSGDGRGNGINIPYEDPNLVEGPGRTEAGAIPATFRMNPITGDLIWDAPTVKGQYNVAFVVEEWRDGVRIGQIVRDMQILVEDARNARPTIDPLPVLCVEAGTRVNQQIKAVDKDGNPLTMTSTGGVYQGSLIKPALATFTVPAQATGQVTGQFVWQTGCDHIRLEPYDVLFKVEDAPSPGTNPNLFRKLTDMTTLSIKVYGPKPLGLRAVATTDPAGTAYRLNWTSYKCPVPGARVVIYRREGCSDIPVEPCLTGIPAGSGYEEIGSVAVDQTTYLDNNNGDGLRAGISYSYRLVVEFPRPGTNINEPGSLIGGGESVASDEFCLNLPMLAPVITNVTVDSTSETRGVITVKWTKPAASSGLPAQYRLFRAVGQNGSVFTQIATINTNLTPGAADTIFVDRGLNTLANPYNYKLEYYATQGGQLVKMDDIKTASSVRLEQGAAEPNRIRLNWSALVPWDNGNRTHRVYREDKARPGTFNRIAEVAVQGPQTFNYLDDGSDKYAADGTVNTTIVSDSTYCYKVETVGSYNNSQIKPSVLYNFSQILCVSSSDTTKPCPPVLAIDQLNCDSLRAHPEAFCSPTGLTNHLSWTYPQSVDGKDCDPNVSAYRIYYARYEGDTPTLIATVTTPPSPLATTFNHEGLTSFAGCYYVTAVNRFGAESAPSNIVCKDNCPMYVLPNVFTPNADGKNDEFQPYECPAFVQSLEFKAFNRWGAQVFKTNDVNINWNGKTNGGKDLAAGQYYYEVTILFESSKRESTPTTMKGWVQIIR
- a CDS encoding TetR/AcrR family transcriptional regulator, producing the protein MKIEKVKKRDRERTKSKILKAVGEVIEQHGTEKVGVNLIARTAGVNKVLIYRYFESVDGLMEQYVKSGEYTSTTATEYIDNIPTLAPEERSKALTSLMHTFMNDLRERKATRDLLRWEIGTGKSMLSDARNQVATRILDKIGNLPNYSDTSALVSFLSAGIYFMTISTDYREKMIDVDLHSDEGWQRIEKVIERIITDIRN
- a CDS encoding succinate dehydrogenase cytochrome b subunit, translated to MSWFSQTLTSSIGKKLLMALTGLFLISFLVIHATINAMIFYNDGGETFTHWGHFMGTNPIIRTLEIGLVAGFLIHIADGFILWKNNSDARPVKYAVNNPSANSTWYSRSMGLLGTLLLIFLVIHTAHFWIPNRSNQFATGEELNLYQMMLDIFQNPIVVIIYVLGCISLFWHLLHGFKSAFQTLGLNHIKYNGAINFLGTAFSVVVPTIFALMPISIYLGWVY
- the fabD gene encoding ACP S-malonyltransferase — encoded protein: MKSAYIFPGQGSQFKGMGLDLYQSSDSAKTLFDQANGILGFDITKIMFEGSDEELKQTNVTQPAIFIHSVILAKISLDFDPGMVAGHSLGEFSALVAAGALSFEDGLKLVAKRADAMQKACEIRPSTMAAILGLADNIIEEVCAGITDEIVVPANYNCPGQVVISGTFEGVEKACELLKAAGAKRALILPVGGAFHSPLMEPAREELATAIHEAQFEQPICAIYQNVNAKPATEVNVIKENLISQLTAPVRWTQSIEQMVNDGAVTFIECGPGKVLQGLVKKIAPAAEIKSI
- a CDS encoding T9SS type B sorting domain-containing protein encodes the protein MVNPNQINAPGKTETGASPATFGMNRLTGDLTWDAPVTKGYYNVAFIVEEWRDGVLIGEIVRDMQIIVEDARNDRPLAQPIPDICVEAGTLINQQIKATDKNGDRLNLTSTGGVYERTLISPELARFTVPQQSAIGTITGQFTWQTSCNHIRLEPYDVLFKVEDAPGTNANPNLFRKLVDMTTLSIKVYGPKPLGLRAVATTDPAGTAYRLNWTSYKCPVPGARVVIYRREGCSDIPVEPCLTGIPAGSGYEEIGSVAVDQTTYLDNNNGDGLRAGISYSYRLVVEFPRPGTNINEPGSLIGGGESVASDEFCLNLPMLAPVITNVTVDSTSETRGVITIKWTKPAASSGLPAQYRLFRAVGQNGSVFTQIATINTNLTPGAADTIFVDRGLNTLANPYNYKLEYYATQGGQLVKMDDIKPASSVRLEQGAAEPNRIRLNWSALVPWDNGNRTHRVYREDKARPGTFNRIAEVTVQGPQTFNYLDDGSDKYAADGTVNTTIVSDSTYCYKVETVGSYNNSQIKPSVLYNFSQILCVSSSDTTKPCPPVLAIDQLNCDSLRAHPEAFCSPTGLTNHLSWTYPQSLDGKDCDPNVSAYRIYYARYEGDTPTLIATVTTPPSPLATTFNHEGLTSFAGCYYVTAVNRFGAESAPSNIVCKDNCPMYVLPNVFTPNADGKNDEFRPYECPAFVQSLEFKAFNRWGAQVFKTNDVNINWNGKTNGGKDLAAGQYYYEVTILFESSKRESTPTTMKGWVQIIR
- a CDS encoding fumarate reductase/succinate dehydrogenase flavoprotein subunit; translated protein: MATSSSLDAKIPQGPIETKWSKYKSSVPLVNPANKRNLEIIVVGTGLAGASAAATLAEMGYKVKAFCFQDSPRRAHSIAAQGGINAAKNYQNDGDSVYRLFYDTIKGGDYRAREGNVHRLAEVSGSIIDQCVAAGVPFAREYGGLLSNRSFGGTQVQRTFYAAGQTGQQLLLGAYSGLQRQVGMGTVKMYNRHEMLDVVNIDGKCRGIIARNLVTGEIERHGGHAVLLCTGGYGNVFYLSTNAMGSNVTAAWKAHKRGAYFGNPCFTQIHPTCIPVSGEHQSKLTLMSESLRNDGRIWVPKAKNDTRPGNEIPEEERDYYLERRYPAFGNLVPRDIASRAAKERCDAGYGVGNSKLAVFLDFAAAVERYGRGEANKNNIANASKEDITTWGKAVVKEKYGNLFDMYKQITGEDPYEVPMRIYPAVHYTMGGLWVDYNLMTTVPGLYALGEANFSDHGANRLGASALMQGLADGYFVIPYTIGAYLAKEIGTGKIPTDHPEFVKVEKEVNDRIDILMSIQGKTSPELFHRRLGKIMWDKCGMARNEQGLKEAIIEIRELRKEFWRDVKVMGSKNEFNPELDKAGRVADFIELGELMCIDALTREESCGGHFREEHQTEEGEALRDDENFMFVSAWEHKAQEQWELHKEELIYENIKIAQRSYK